A stretch of Sphingorhabdus sp. YGSMI21 DNA encodes these proteins:
- a CDS encoding class I SAM-dependent methyltransferase — MSSDNKLDVAPPYTAVARHGVSPVPSHDEIARFDFLANFNKFLSGALGPGNKLAYDTRVLPKFRKDHGREPKDRFEIRHAMNDDPFHQFWSALKRNSMEMRQQNGRAIALRQIDELNAKARQYNEGRDTLELNPEIEIPRYQSAVDIHCMPGSYHGEEHPGDVSTGANYDSGLFATTAGGLGALSDGGGQALVEWIRKTRPGWEPRRVLDIGCTIGHNIVPLALAFPNCEIIAIDTAAPVLRYAHARAQSLGATNIRFIQANAEDLSRWEDGSFDWVQTTMFLHETSGKALPKILSEGYRVLADDGLMLHLEQPEYHDGMPLFEQFLRDWDAFNNNEPFWSSMHALDMKGEMVAAGFAREELFETGVRAVVDRDIFPEAPTGEDEDHGRAAYWHAYGAWKNSSEMQEAAE, encoded by the coding sequence ATGAGCAGTGACAACAAGCTCGACGTAGCACCGCCCTATACAGCCGTGGCGCGGCACGGCGTTTCGCCGGTGCCATCGCATGACGAAATTGCGCGATTTGACTTCCTCGCCAATTTCAACAAATTTCTGTCTGGTGCGCTCGGACCGGGCAACAAGCTTGCCTACGATACCCGCGTCCTGCCGAAGTTCAGGAAGGACCATGGACGGGAACCGAAAGACCGGTTCGAAATCCGCCATGCGATGAATGACGATCCCTTTCACCAGTTCTGGTCGGCGTTGAAACGCAATTCGATGGAGATGCGCCAGCAGAATGGACGGGCGATCGCGCTGCGCCAGATTGACGAACTCAACGCCAAGGCACGGCAATATAACGAAGGCCGGGATACGCTGGAGCTGAATCCCGAGATTGAAATTCCTCGCTACCAGAGCGCGGTCGATATCCACTGCATGCCAGGCAGCTATCATGGTGAAGAACATCCCGGCGATGTCTCCACCGGTGCAAATTATGACAGCGGGCTGTTCGCCACCACGGCGGGCGGTTTGGGGGCTCTGTCCGACGGCGGTGGACAGGCGCTGGTCGAATGGATCAGGAAGACCCGGCCCGGCTGGGAACCGCGCCGCGTGCTCGATATCGGCTGTACCATCGGTCACAATATCGTTCCGCTGGCACTGGCTTTTCCGAATTGCGAGATCATCGCGATTGATACGGCGGCGCCGGTCCTGCGCTACGCTCACGCTCGGGCGCAATCGCTGGGCGCTACCAATATCCGGTTCATACAGGCGAATGCCGAAGATCTCTCACGCTGGGAAGACGGCAGTTTCGACTGGGTGCAGACGACGATGTTCCTGCATGAAACCAGCGGCAAGGCTTTGCCGAAGATATTATCCGAGGGCTATCGCGTGCTCGCCGACGACGGGCTGATGCTGCATCTCGAGCAGCCGGAATATCATGACGGCATGCCCTTGTTCGAACAGTTTCTGCGCGACTGGGATGCTTTCAACAATAACGAGCCTTTCTGGTCCTCGATGCACGCGCTCGACATGAAGGGCGAAATGGTGGCAGCCGGCTTTGCACGCGAGGAGCTGTTTGAAACCGGCGTACGCGCAGTCGTTGACCGGGATATTTTCCCCGAAGCGCCGACCGGGGAGGACGAGGATCATGGGCGGGCAGCCTATTGGCATGCTTATGGTGCCTGGAAAAATTCGAGCGAAATGCAGGAGGCCGCAGAATGA
- a CDS encoding nitrilase-related carbon-nitrogen hydrolase yields MTDTETYAAVAMQLAARSVEKTPDKAAARAQMLAMIGELESKIRSATIFIRQYAGSPVKLAVLPEYLLTSYPGRISIPEFADKAALEVDGPEYEALGAMAQRLNMFVAGNAYETDRNFPGLYFQACFIIAPSGDVVLRYRRLNSMFAPTPHDVWTKYLDIYGLDGVFPVARTEIGNLAAIASEEILYPEIARAHALRGAEIFVHSSSEIGSPLDTPKDIGKRARAQENMAYVISANTAGIENTTLPLASADGNSMVVDYKGRVLAESNSGETFTAFADIDLGALRAARRKPAMTNFLARQRLDLFAATYGEIRIQGADGLMKDGKAQIPDRDYFLRTQEEVIERMIKEDLI; encoded by the coding sequence ATGACAGACACGGAAACATATGCGGCGGTCGCCATGCAGCTGGCGGCGCGATCGGTAGAAAAAACGCCCGACAAGGCAGCCGCGCGCGCGCAGATGCTGGCAATGATCGGAGAACTGGAAAGCAAGATCCGCTCGGCCACGATATTCATCCGGCAATATGCCGGAAGTCCGGTAAAACTGGCGGTGTTGCCGGAATATCTTCTGACCAGCTATCCGGGACGTATTTCCATTCCCGAATTTGCCGACAAGGCGGCGCTTGAGGTGGACGGCCCGGAATATGAAGCCCTGGGGGCCATGGCGCAGCGGCTGAACATGTTCGTCGCTGGCAACGCCTATGAGACTGACCGGAATTTCCCGGGCCTTTATTTTCAGGCCTGTTTCATCATTGCCCCTTCCGGCGACGTGGTCCTGCGCTACCGCCGGCTCAATTCGATGTTCGCGCCGACGCCGCATGATGTCTGGACGAAATATCTCGATATTTACGGACTGGATGGCGTGTTCCCGGTTGCCCGGACCGAGATCGGCAATCTGGCCGCGATCGCTTCGGAGGAAATTCTCTATCCGGAAATCGCCCGCGCTCACGCCTTGCGCGGAGCGGAAATCTTCGTCCACAGCAGTTCGGAGATCGGCTCTCCGCTCGATACGCCCAAGGATATCGGCAAGCGCGCCCGGGCGCAGGAGAATATGGCCTATGTCATTTCTGCCAACACCGCCGGGATTGAAAATACCACGCTCCCGCTCGCATCGGCTGACGGCAACAGCATGGTTGTCGATTATAAAGGCAGGGTGCTGGCCGAATCGAACAGCGGCGAGACATTTACCGCCTTTGCCGACATTGATCTGGGAGCGTTGCGCGCCGCGCGCCGAAAGCCCGCGATGACCAATTTTCTCGCCCGGCAGAGGCTCGATCTTTTCGCCGCGACCTATGGTGAAATACGGATACAAGGGGCCGACGGGCTGATGAAAGACGGGAAGGCCCAGATTCCGGACCGCGATTATTTTTTGCGCACGCAGGAAGAAGTGATTGAACGCATGATCAAGGAAGACCTGATATGA